In one window of Deltaproteobacteria bacterium DNA:
- a CDS encoding tetratricopeptide repeat protein produces the protein MSKNPSPAPVAPGASSNIPIWAAILVAVVGLVYSNTLHAPFLHDDFANIVENQGIRNIFPIFGASDGTGFVNRPTIRLSFAINHALGGDSVTGYHILSILIHAASALALFALVLLTLSRSPSLKGRFGGHETPIAFFTALLWAVHPIHTQAVTYLSQRCESMAGLFFIATLYGAALASFGKRPLWGWLVAIPAFFLGLGSKEILVTAPVVVAAWQFLFAPRPLKDTLRRSAPIYAAFLAGILIFAYFQAVAKPTGNSLFYDFDLNRWNYFRTEPEVLIHYLKLAFWPNPLVFDYWWPIERGLGFIPYALVLAAGFLATAFGLYKRHPASFAGVAFFTILAPSSSIIALTTPAVEYRMYLPLAAIVATVAVAAASFVLKRGRKAAIGLFAAASIAALALACTAFVRNLDYKDWYTIWMDTAEKRPDNPRAQENLGVIISDQGDLLGGMARYKKAIAIDSRYTTAYYNVGKSLAMQNRHREAVEYYIKATRLAPGFWRIWLSLGISQCLSGSWDDGVKSFETALRLDPGNPQIMQNLQKARRGPNGQNTGEEPSSVETSQKETSG, from the coding sequence ATGAGCAAAAATCCTTCCCCCGCTCCCGTTGCGCCCGGGGCATCCTCCAACATCCCGATCTGGGCCGCTATTCTGGTGGCCGTGGTGGGGCTTGTATATTCCAACACCCTTCACGCGCCCTTTCTTCACGATGATTTCGCCAACATCGTCGAAAACCAGGGAATAAGAAACATCTTCCCCATTTTCGGAGCCTCCGACGGAACCGGCTTCGTCAACCGCCCCACAATAAGGCTCTCCTTTGCCATCAACCACGCCCTTGGCGGCGATTCGGTGACGGGCTACCATATTCTCAGCATCCTGATTCACGCGGCAAGCGCCCTGGCCCTTTTTGCGCTGGTCTTGCTCACCCTTTCAAGGTCGCCCTCGTTAAAGGGCCGGTTCGGGGGGCATGAAACTCCCATCGCCTTTTTCACGGCCCTTTTATGGGCGGTTCACCCGATTCACACCCAGGCGGTGACCTACCTGTCCCAGCGATGCGAATCCATGGCCGGGCTCTTTTTCATCGCCACCCTTTACGGCGCGGCCCTGGCCAGCTTCGGCAAAAGGCCGCTTTGGGGATGGCTCGTGGCCATACCGGCCTTTTTCCTGGGCCTCGGATCCAAGGAGATACTGGTCACGGCTCCGGTGGTGGTCGCGGCCTGGCAGTTCCTCTTCGCGCCCCGTCCGCTTAAAGACACCCTAAGGCGCTCGGCCCCCATCTACGCCGCCTTTCTTGCGGGGATACTGATTTTCGCGTATTTCCAGGCAGTGGCCAAGCCCACGGGCAACTCGCTTTTTTACGACTTTGACTTGAACCGCTGGAACTATTTCAGAACCGAGCCGGAAGTCCTGATCCATTACTTAAAGCTGGCCTTCTGGCCCAATCCCCTTGTTTTCGACTACTGGTGGCCCATCGAAAGGGGCCTTGGCTTCATACCCTACGCCCTGGTCCTGGCAGCGGGTTTCCTGGCCACGGCCTTCGGGCTTTACAAGAGGCATCCGGCCTCCTTCGCGGGCGTCGCCTTCTTCACCATCCTGGCCCCGTCGTCCTCCATAATCGCCCTAACCACGCCCGCCGTGGAGTACCGGATGTACCTGCCCCTGGCGGCCATCGTGGCAACCGTGGCCGTGGCCGCAGCTTCGTTCGTCCTCAAAAGGGGCAGGAAAGCCGCCATCGGGCTGTTCGCGGCGGCCTCCATCGCGGCCCTGGCCCTTGCCTGCACCGCCTTTGTGCGAAACCTCGATTACAAGGACTGGTACACCATCTGGATGGACACCGCCGAAAAAAGGCCCGACAACCCAAGGGCCCAGGAAAACCTCGGAGTGATAATATCCGACCAGGGCGACCTTCTGGGAGGCATGGCAAGGTACAAAAAGGCAATCGCCATTGACAGCCGCTACACCACGGCATACTACAACGTTGGAAAATCGCTCGCCATGCAGAACAGGCACAGGGAAGCCGTGGAGTACTATATCAAGGCGACCCGCCTTGCGCCCGGGTTCTGGCGGATCTGGCTGAGCCTTGGAATCAGCCAGTGCCTGAGCGGCTCATGGGATGACGGCGTAAAAAGCTTTGAAACCGCCCTTCGCCTCGATCCGGGAAACCCGCAGATCATGCAGAATCTCCAAAAGGCCCGGAGAGGCCCCAACGGGCAGAATACCGGAGAAGAGCCTTCATCTGTCGAAACATCACAAAAGGAAACATCAGG
- a CDS encoding tetratricopeptide repeat protein yields the protein MKKKSPPAPDLPKESSDLSIWAAVLAAVIGLAYSNTLNVPFLHDDLANIVENPGIQHIFPIFGSSGVYSLLYRPIAELSFSLNYAAGGLSVTGYHLANIFIHIASALTLFALIRLTIARSPAFSGRLADKATPVAFFAALLWGAHPLNTMAVTYIVQRCESMAGLFYLLTLYGAALSSFGKKPILGFLVAIPAFFLGLGTKEILITAPVIVAAWQFIFTPAPFRETLRRSAPLYAAFAAGISIFAFNQIFSNPVVHKPFYEFDLNPVNYAKTQPEVLVRYLKLAFWPKGLCFDYWWPIEKGLGFIPYAALLVAGFIATVIGLYKRHPASFAGVAFFAVLAPSSSVIALNTPAAEYRMYLPLAAIAAVVAVAAASFALKRGRKAATGLGIAASVIVLALALCTFIRNTDYRDSYALWADTVSKAPLNPRAHDNLGVALADQGDLLGAVTRFNRAIAIDRLYTTAYCNMGRVLVMQNRPSEAIKYYRIGIKLWPTHWRTWSYMGVAQCMAGFWDEGVKSLETALSLNPGNTDTIFKLDKARKGPEGDQEP from the coding sequence ATGAAAAAAAAATCCCCGCCTGCGCCCGACCTTCCCAAAGAATCCTCGGACCTTTCAATCTGGGCTGCGGTGCTGGCGGCGGTTATAGGGCTTGCCTATTCCAACACCCTTAATGTGCCCTTTCTTCATGACGATCTGGCCAATATTGTCGAGAATCCCGGAATACAGCATATTTTCCCGATTTTCGGCTCGTCCGGCGTATACAGCCTCTTATACCGCCCCATAGCCGAACTCTCCTTTTCGCTCAATTACGCGGCAGGCGGCCTTTCGGTGACCGGCTACCACCTTGCGAACATATTTATCCACATTGCCTCTGCCCTTACGCTTTTCGCCCTGATCCGCCTGACGATAGCCCGCTCCCCGGCCTTTTCGGGGCGATTGGCCGATAAGGCGACGCCTGTCGCTTTTTTCGCGGCCCTCCTGTGGGGTGCGCACCCCTTGAATACAATGGCGGTAACCTACATAGTCCAGCGATGCGAATCAATGGCGGGCCTCTTTTACCTTCTCACCCTTTACGGCGCAGCCCTGTCCTCTTTCGGCAAAAAGCCTATTTTGGGATTCCTTGTCGCCATACCGGCCTTTTTCCTGGGCCTCGGAACCAAGGAGATACTGATCACGGCCCCGGTGATTGTCGCCGCCTGGCAGTTCATCTTCACGCCCGCGCCTTTCAGGGAAACACTCAGGCGCTCGGCCCCACTCTACGCGGCCTTTGCTGCGGGGATATCGATATTCGCCTTTAACCAGATATTTTCAAATCCGGTTGTCCATAAGCCCTTTTATGAATTTGACTTGAACCCGGTAAATTACGCGAAAACCCAGCCCGAAGTGCTGGTCCGTTATCTTAAGCTGGCCTTCTGGCCAAAGGGCCTTTGTTTCGATTACTGGTGGCCAATCGAAAAGGGCCTTGGCTTCATACCCTACGCCGCGCTCCTCGTGGCCGGTTTCATCGCAACGGTAATCGGCCTTTATAAGAGGCATCCGGCCTCGTTTGCAGGGGTGGCGTTTTTCGCCGTTCTGGCCCCGTCCTCTTCCGTAATTGCCCTCAACACCCCGGCAGCGGAATACCGCATGTACCTTCCCCTTGCGGCAATTGCCGCAGTGGTGGCCGTGGCGGCGGCGTCTTTCGCCCTCAAAAGGGGCCGGAAGGCGGCCACAGGTCTTGGGATCGCCGCGTCGGTCATAGTCCTTGCCCTTGCTTTATGCACCTTTATAAGAAACACAGATTACCGGGACTCTTACGCCCTGTGGGCGGACACCGTCTCGAAAGCGCCCTTAAACCCCCGCGCCCATGACAACCTGGGGGTGGCCCTGGCCGACCAGGGCGATCTTCTGGGAGCCGTTACCCGCTTCAACCGGGCCATTGCAATAGACAGGCTCTACACCACGGCCTACTGCAACATGGGCAGGGTGCTGGTGATGCAGAACAGGCCTTCGGAGGCCATAAAATATTACCGCATCGGGATCAAACTGTGGCCGACCCACTGGCGCACGTGGTCTTACATGGGAGTAGCCCAGTGCATGGCGGGATTCTGGGACGAGGGAGTGAAAAGCCTTGAAACCGCCCTTAGCCTAAACCCCGGAAACACGGACACCATCTTCAAGCTCGACAAGGCCCGGAAAGGGCCGGAAGGCGATCAGGAACCCTGA
- a CDS encoding tetratricopeptide repeat protein: protein MIRIDSDDVPHRPGESSNLAIWAAVLVAVVGLVYSNTLNVPFLHDDFANIVENPGIRRIFPLFGAADATGFINRPVIRLSFAVNYALGGESVTGYHLLNILIHAASALALFALVRLTLSMSPAFGSRLRAHATPLAFFAALLWGVHPLNTQAVTYLSQRCESMAGFFYITTLYGAALASLGKRPLWGWMVAIPAFFLGLGTKEILVTAPVVVAAWQFLFAPRPFKSALWRSAPVYAAFFAGVLILAYSLISSETKFYKSAYAYDLNRLNYAMTQPAVLVHYLKLAFWPRPLVFDYWWPIEKGLGFIPYALVLGAGFIATVWGLFKRHPASFAGVCFFSILAPSSSIVALTTTAAEYRMYLPLAAICSSLAVMLGVFAINRGRKALPALGIFAAILAIALAAASFTRNLDYRDAYTLWNDTVAKRPQNPRAREGLGLAISMKGDYFGAIDQFREIITIDKNFTSAYYNIGRLLLMQNRPQEALKYYLDAVRLAPHHWMTWKGLGVAQCRNGLFDEGILSLRKARRINPNDETLNLYLESVLKSRQAEYWKP from the coding sequence ATGATACGGATCGACTCAGACGATGTCCCCCACCGCCCCGGGGAATCCTCCAACCTTGCCATATGGGCGGCGGTCCTGGTGGCCGTGGTGGGCCTTGTTTACTCCAACACCCTTAACGTGCCCTTTCTCCACGACGATTTCGCCAACATAGTGGAAAATCCGGGAATCCGGCGGATATTTCCCCTTTTCGGCGCAGCCGACGCCACGGGTTTCATCAACCGCCCGGTGATCAGGCTCTCCTTTGCCGTCAATTACGCCCTGGGCGGGGAGTCCGTTACGGGCTACCATCTGCTGAACATCCTCATTCACGCGGCAAGCGCCCTGGCCCTTTTCGCGCTGGTAAGGCTCACCCTTTCCATGTCCCCGGCTTTCGGAAGCCGCCTGAGGGCTCACGCAACGCCTCTGGCTTTTTTCGCGGCCCTCCTGTGGGGAGTCCATCCCCTCAATACCCAGGCCGTGACATACCTGTCCCAGCGATGCGAATCAATGGCCGGGTTTTTTTACATCACCACCCTCTACGGCGCGGCCCTGGCCAGCCTGGGCAAAAGGCCGCTTTGGGGATGGATGGTGGCCATACCGGCCTTTTTCCTGGGCCTCGGAACCAAGGAGATACTGGTCACGGCCCCGGTGGTTGTCGCCGCCTGGCAGTTTCTCTTCGCGCCCCGTCCGTTCAAAAGCGCCCTTTGGCGCTCGGCCCCGGTTTACGCGGCCTTTTTTGCAGGAGTGCTGATACTGGCTTACAGTCTTATTTCTTCCGAAACAAAATTTTACAAGTCAGCCTATGCCTATGACTTGAACCGGCTGAACTACGCTATGACCCAGCCAGCAGTCCTGGTCCATTACCTGAAGCTGGCCTTCTGGCCCCGCCCCCTTGTTTTCGACTACTGGTGGCCCATCGAAAAGGGCCTTGGCTTCATACCCTACGCCCTGGTTCTGGGCGCGGGTTTCATCGCCACTGTCTGGGGACTTTTTAAGAGGCATCCGGCCTCCTTCGCGGGGGTCTGTTTTTTCTCCATACTGGCCCCTTCCTCCTCCATCGTGGCCCTTACCACCACGGCGGCGGAATACCGCATGTACCTTCCCCTTGCCGCCATTTGTTCCAGCCTCGCGGTCATGCTGGGTGTTTTTGCCATAAACCGGGGAAGGAAGGCCCTTCCCGCGCTCGGAATTTTTGCCGCAATCCTTGCAATAGCTCTGGCCGCCGCCTCTTTTACGCGGAATCTCGATTACAGGGACGCATACACGCTCTGGAACGATACCGTTGCGAAACGGCCACAAAACCCCCGCGCCAGGGAAGGCCTTGGGCTCGCCATATCCATGAAGGGGGATTATTTCGGGGCCATAGACCAGTTCAGGGAAATAATCACCATAGACAAGAACTTCACCTCGGCGTACTACAACATCGGAAGGCTCCTTTTGATGCAGAACAGGCCCCAGGAAGCCCTTAAATACTACCTTGACGCAGTCAGGCTGGCCCCGCATCACTGGATGACCTGGAAGGGGCTGGGGGTGGCCCAGTGCAGGAACGGGCTTTTCGACGAGGGCATTCTAAGCCTGAGAAAGGCCCGGCGCATAAATCCGAATGACGAAACCTTGAATCTCTATCTCGAAAGCGTGCTCAAAAGCAGGCAAGCGGAGTACTGGAAACCATGA